A genomic segment from Luteolibacter ambystomatis encodes:
- the rnpA gene encoding ribonuclease P protein component yields the protein MRLPRKHSMTRRDEFARVRTTGQAKAGRFVVLSTLEDSTLDGIRTGFITTRKSGKAHDRNLLRRRFRAMVRLFAPSFVEPKRFLVTIARPGAAAATYAELEADWVRQAKRLGLFGPNPPRP from the coding sequence ATGCGACTTCCGCGCAAGCACAGCATGACCCGCCGCGACGAGTTCGCGCGGGTCCGGACCACCGGTCAGGCGAAAGCCGGCCGGTTTGTCGTTTTAAGCACCTTGGAGGATTCCACGCTCGATGGAATCCGCACCGGCTTCATCACGACCCGCAAGTCCGGCAAGGCTCACGACCGTAATCTGCTGCGGCGTCGTTTCCGCGCGATGGTGCGTTTGTTCGCGCCATCCTTCGTGGAACCGAAGCGCTTTCTCGTCACCATCGCCCGGCCCGGAGCCGCCGCCGCGACCTATGCGGAACTGGAGGCGGACTGGGTGCGCCAGGCGAAACGTCTCGGGCTTTTCGGTCCCAACCCGCCCCGTCCGTGA
- the yidD gene encoding membrane protein insertion efficiency factor YidD yields MINRAASWVMRKGVRFYQKFLNPVLKAVAGPMSGCRYTPTCSNYFLQAVEAHGPWRGAWLGICRIFRCHPWGGCGYDPVPPPRNSNPSDPAP; encoded by the coding sequence GTGATCAATCGTGCCGCCAGCTGGGTGATGCGGAAAGGGGTGCGCTTCTATCAGAAGTTCCTCAATCCCGTGCTCAAGGCCGTGGCCGGTCCGATGTCCGGCTGCCGCTACACACCGACCTGCTCGAACTATTTCTTGCAAGCTGTCGAAGCCCACGGACCGTGGCGCGGCGCGTGGCTCGGTATTTGCCGGATTTTCCGCTGTCATCCCTGGGGGGGCTGCGGTTATGACCCCGTCCCGCCGCCAAGGAATTCCAATCCCTCCGACCCGGCTCCCTGA
- the yidC gene encoding membrane protein insertase YidC yields MYDRKTWIILTACCVLLAANLYFQPKPPPAETQNQAAGQNSAAPGTPGLAVQPAPSPEAEEQTLTIETDKAVFTFSTYGGGLKFVDLKEQFAVGSKTERIRLNRNAPAPMAALAGSDQVSGNVVYHFVEQESLPGKKVVFSTNYPNGLVAKKVFSIIENGQPGSPYLIDFNLQLQNTSGQPVSLADYSLFLGEAAPVHAHEPFPASYFWLNDGDIKTDDTGKFKGGWFSGAPKSVVMEDAPKLEYAGVADQFFTTLIRPKDVQASKLWLRSKDVKIGDKELKSIYGGFSLPAVSMASNETKAFGYTIFAGPRHNAMLRQMGGNWSDIMPYSVFGWVANPLNRLLNWFHYAFRNTGPQWAWGLAIIALTLTVRTAIWPLYAKSTRSMKRMSKLQPEMAKLKEKYADDPNRMNQEMMKLYRTYGVNPLGGCLPMLIQIPIFYGFFRVLQYAVELRGQGFLWVHDLSQPDTQWMIPIFGGIPLNPLPIVMGLTSFIQIAMTPKTGDKTQQRMMMMMPFIFFFFCYNFASALALYWTTTNLFSIMQTWITNKMPEPELKEKKAVPGKKTFMERMVEKQQEMERIQRARQQGIDPGSEPPKKKRPPRTGG; encoded by the coding sequence ATGTACGATCGCAAGACCTGGATCATCCTTACCGCCTGCTGTGTGCTGTTGGCGGCCAATCTCTACTTCCAACCGAAGCCGCCTCCGGCGGAAACGCAGAACCAGGCTGCGGGCCAGAACTCCGCGGCGCCAGGCACGCCCGGCCTCGCCGTGCAGCCCGCGCCTTCTCCGGAGGCTGAGGAACAGACCCTCACCATCGAGACCGACAAGGCGGTCTTCACCTTCAGCACCTATGGTGGTGGCCTGAAGTTCGTGGATCTGAAGGAGCAGTTCGCGGTCGGCAGCAAGACCGAGCGCATCCGCCTCAACCGCAATGCCCCGGCTCCGATGGCCGCGCTAGCGGGCTCCGATCAGGTTTCCGGCAATGTGGTCTATCACTTCGTCGAGCAGGAATCGCTGCCGGGCAAGAAGGTCGTCTTCAGCACGAACTATCCGAATGGCCTGGTGGCGAAGAAGGTTTTCTCGATCATCGAGAACGGCCAGCCGGGCTCACCTTATCTGATCGACTTCAACCTCCAGCTCCAGAACACCTCGGGACAGCCGGTATCGCTCGCCGACTACAGCCTGTTCCTCGGTGAAGCGGCTCCCGTACACGCGCACGAACCGTTCCCGGCTTCGTATTTCTGGCTCAACGATGGCGACATCAAGACGGATGACACCGGCAAGTTCAAGGGTGGCTGGTTCAGCGGAGCTCCGAAATCCGTGGTGATGGAAGACGCTCCCAAGCTGGAATACGCCGGAGTGGCCGACCAGTTCTTCACCACTCTGATCCGGCCGAAGGACGTGCAGGCCTCCAAGCTGTGGCTCCGCTCCAAAGACGTGAAGATCGGAGACAAGGAGCTCAAGTCCATCTATGGCGGCTTCAGTCTGCCCGCCGTCTCCATGGCTTCCAATGAAACCAAGGCTTTCGGCTACACCATCTTCGCCGGGCCGCGCCACAACGCCATGTTGCGCCAGATGGGCGGAAACTGGAGCGACATCATGCCCTACAGCGTCTTCGGCTGGGTGGCGAACCCGCTCAACCGCCTGCTCAACTGGTTCCACTACGCCTTTCGTAATACCGGTCCGCAGTGGGCATGGGGTCTGGCGATCATCGCGCTGACCCTCACCGTGCGCACCGCGATCTGGCCGCTCTATGCGAAATCGACCCGCTCGATGAAGCGCATGAGCAAGCTCCAGCCGGAGATGGCGAAGCTGAAGGAGAAGTATGCGGACGATCCGAACCGCATGAACCAGGAGATGATGAAGCTGTACCGCACGTACGGCGTCAATCCGCTGGGCGGCTGTCTGCCGATGCTGATCCAGATTCCGATTTTCTATGGCTTCTTCCGCGTCCTCCAGTATGCGGTGGAACTTCGCGGCCAGGGCTTCCTGTGGGTGCATGACCTTTCCCAGCCGGACACCCAGTGGATGATCCCGATCTTCGGAGGCATTCCTCTCAATCCGCTGCCGATCGTGATGGGTCTTACCAGCTTCATCCAGATCGCGATGACGCCGAAGACGGGTGACAAGACCCAGCAGCGGATGATGATGATGATGCCGTTCATCTTCTTTTTCTTCTGCTACAACTTCGCTTCCGCACTCGCGCTCTACTGGACGACGACGAACCTGTTCTCGATCATGCAGACGTGGATCACCAACAAGATGCCCGAACCCGAGCTGAAGGAAAAGAAGGCCGTTCCCGGCAAGAAGACCTTCATGGAGCGCATGGTGGAGAAGCAGCAGGAGATGGAACGCATCCAGCGCGCGCGCCAGCAGGGGATCGACCCGGGCAGCGAGCCACCCAAGAAGAAGCGTCCGCCGCGCACCGGTGGTTGA
- the rpmH gene encoding 50S ribosomal protein L34, which produces MSFRTYQPSKRTRRRQFGFRARMATKAGRDILRRRRQKGRKRLLPKGVEIPYKRHTVQHGS; this is translated from the coding sequence ATGAGCTTCCGCACCTATCAGCCCTCCAAGCGTACCCGCCGCCGCCAATTCGGATTCCGTGCCCGCATGGCCACCAAGGCCGGTCGCGACATCCTTCGCCGCCGCCGCCAGAAGGGCCGCAAGCGCCTCCTGCCGAAGGGCGTTGAGATTCCGTACAAGCGCCACACGGTGCAGCACGGTTCCTGA